Genomic DNA from Vespula vulgaris chromosome 5, iyVesVulg1.1, whole genome shotgun sequence:
TTTCAGttatagaaaaaggaagacgTGCGAGGCGACAGAAATCTGAGTGGCATTCGCGAAAGATTAGTTGTAATAAACGAATCATCGTAGAGATAGACGGTGGCAATCGCAAAATCGGTGATTAAGGGTGCGCTCAGGATGCTGTACAATCTCACGAAGATCGAGAGGATTCGAGTCGCGTTGAGAGCGTATTGGAGTTCAACCAGCTGAGAATGTCGGAGCAAAACGGGCCTGGCGATGGCCCGGGACCTGGTCCAGGTTGGTGGCCGTCGACACAATCTTGGAAGTCGTCTGGTTCCGTCGGATCaaactcgtcgtcgtcttctacCTCCGGTACAAGCGGCGGCTCCACTTCCGTTTCTGCCTCCtgcgccaccgccgccgccaccgcacCCACCACCGGATCGGCCTCGTCAGTCTCACCGACGTCCTCCTCCACCTGCTGTTCCTCCTCATCCATCGGCAATTCTACGATGACTACTACTCGTTCTACGGAGGCAGGGAAGAACGTTTCTGTAACTGCGATCAATGTCCCACCTACTCATGAAATGCATGATGGTAAAaatgagatagataaaaagctTTATTATAAAGTGTATACAACGTAAATTGATATCCACAACGTAGAGTAATTATAAAACCCATTAAATTCGTAGGCAAAGGCATCTGTAAGTATCTAGGAGGTCAAAATGGCGTGACGGTGTCCGTAGTTTCAAATTGCGGCTCGGTACTTGGCTGTACGAGTAGTACCAGCAGCGTGGGCTCGCATGGCATCGGTATCGGTATTCTCGGTTCAAATGCCACGGATATCGACGACGCGGACGACAGCGACGGTGAAATAAGCAAGATCGACTTCCGTGGTGTCAATCTGCGAAccaagaagaaacgagatatCTCCGTAAATCAGAGCGGTGAGAAAATCGGCGATTGCGATGGCGAAGGTGAAAGCGGAGCTTGCGACGGTAACGATACGTCCCAACAGCAACAACCAGAGAGACCTATGTCATGGGAAGGAGAGCTCTCCGATCAAGAGATGTCTTCGAACACCCTCACTAATCAGGTGCATACACTGATAGATGATGTAATAACTTTCATTTATATTGTTTAGGATATCGTACATGGTTCTTTCAGTTCCATGacataattattaagataagTCACGTAACGATTAAGCAACGTTTGACTCGTCTGCGATATTAGATActcgtaatatttatattgatttccGTTTTCGGTAGGATCAACATGAGGAAACATCGATGGAAGGTGTTCAAGTTTGCGGTTCCAGTCCCGGACCTGTAGAGCAAAAGTTTCCGATAAAGCCAGAACCAGACTTTCGGTCAAGTCCAGGATACACGCTTGGTTCTTTTCACGAAGGGAATTTGTCTTTAAGTCACAACCAACAATTACAGCAACAACGTGGTATCGAAAATCTTGAACAAACACAACAGAGCGACCTACCTCTTCTCGTGGGAAAACTACTTGGTGGATACAATAGTTCCACTCCAAATCACAGTCCGGTTCTTAATCCAAGACATCACTTGACCAAGCACAGTCACACGCGATCGCAGGTAATGAAACGACTCTTCTTTGTGCGTTTAAAACTTCTTTGCAGTTCGCGtgtaaatatcatttctttttttgtttgatcgTAGGTACCATCACCGGATTCCGCGATTCATTCTGCCTACAGTGTCTTCAGTTCTCCAACCCAAAGTCCTCACGCTGCAAGACATTCCGCCTTAGGAGCAGGAAGCCCCATTCCTTCTTCCTCGCTCTCCTTATCTCGACATAGCTTCAATAATTCGACGTCCTCCTtatcactctccctctctcactcgctctcGCGTAATAATTCAGATGCTTCGAGCAGCTGTTACAGTTATGGCTCTTTGAGTCCACCTACGCATTCTCCCGTCCAACAGCCTCGACATCCGCACGCTCACTCGCAACATCAGCATCAGCAAGTAGCACAAGGTAGTCCTTTGCATCTCCCAACGGTTGCTGCTACGGCCGTGAGCGCGCACCATTACTCCTCTTCCGCACCAGGATCAGAGCTTTCCTCGGACGGACATCCTGGAACGGAAGATCAAGAAGACTGTAGAATACCTGCTGCACCATCGGGTATCTCCACACGACAGCAGTTAATTAATAGCCCCTGTCCGATCTGCGGCGATAAGATCAGTGGATTTCATTACGGTATCTTCTCGTGTGAATCGTGCAAGGGCTTTTTCAAGAGGACCGTCCAGAACCGCAAAAACTATGTGTGCCTTAGGGGTGCAGGTTGTCCTGTTACCGTTGCCACAAGAAAGAAATGCCCCGCTTGTCGATTCGACAAATGCCTCAATATGGGAATGAAACTCGAAGCGATTAGAGAGGATCGTACCAGAGGTGGTAGGAGCACTTATCAATGTACATATACTTTACCGGCAAATCTCGTTGGCAGTCCTGCGAACAACATGACGGCAAGTGATAAGATGAACGCTGCTGGTAACTGCAGTCCTGCACCGCCCGGTAGCGAACATCATTATTCCGTTAGACATCATTCGAATCACTCGTATAAAGTACAAGTAGTACCGCAGCTTTTGCAGGACATCATGGATGTGGAACATCTTTGGCATTACAATGACAGTGATCGTATAACTGGTATTCAATCTGGTGTGATAACTTCTGGTGGAACTAGGAGCGCTCCTGCCAGTGACATGTTGTTAGGAAGCGGAAACGGTGGAGGAACTGGCGCTTCTGCCGGTCGAAATGCATCCGCTACCAATGGCTCTGGTACTGATTGTCCCACCAACGGGCATGCCAGtaacaatattaatagtaGAAGGGAAGATAATACCGCAAGACCCTGTCCGACTGGCTCGGCTTCCACCGGTAGCCACGAGCAATTACCCGCTAACGCTGGTAATGTTAGCAACTGTAATTCCCAAATGTGCGGGAATTCTAATGGTAATCCATCGCAACATCCGGACTTTCTTTCGAATCTTTGCAATATCGCCGATCATCGTCTGTATAAGATAGTTAAATGGTGTAAGAGTTTGCcacttttcaaaaatatttcaatcgacGATCAGATCTGTTTACTGATCAATTCATGGTGCGAGTTGCTGCTCTTCTCTTGTTGTTTCCGTAGTATGAGCACTCCTGGTGAAATAAGGGTATCTCTCGGCAAGTCGATCACTTTAGAGCAAGCAAGGCAACTTGGTTTAGCGACTTGCATCGAGAGGATGCTCGCTTTCACCAATAATTTGAGAAGGCTAAGGGTGGATCAATACGAATACGTAGCGATGAAGGTaactttcttcgatcgaattacTTGTCTTTGGCGATTGGTTGATGATCGTAAGAgtcgattaatttcttttcgtttctgttTTTGAACGAAGGTGATAGTGTTACTTACGTCCGACACCAGTGAATTAAAAGAACCCGAGAAAGTTAGAGCTTCTCAAGAAAAGGCTTTACAGGCACTTCAACAATATACTATTGCCAGGTATCCAGAAATGCCTGCCAAATTTGGTGAACTATTATTGAGGATTCCGGATTTACAAAGGACGTGTCAAGCAGGAAAGGAATTATTAAGTGCAAAGCGTGCGGAAGGAGAAGGCAGCTCGTTCAACTTATTAATGGAATTATTGAGAGGTGATCATTAAAACCATCGCCGGGACAGTGAACAATGCCGTGAGTTACTACCCttgattttaatttcacaCAAActatttctctgtttttccATGATAAGATACGATCGAATATGTTTTCaacgattattttcaattatactttctctttctagatTCCATGCTTATAGGGTCCATAAGCTTAGGGAATTGGATTCGCtaagtaaatagaaaaaagctGTTAAACTAGTACCAGATGACTGGAATATACGCATGGTCCATAATATTAGCACTTGGTGAGGGGGGTACGTTCGTGTAAGTCTAACTGAATATTGGAAAGTTAAagtctaaaaaagaaaagaaaagaaaagaaaaaaaatatttctctcaaaATGCTTCCGTACTAAACTCGCATGCCCGCTGCCTtgaattatatcaatttcGATGCGGCCTAAATTATGCTCGAAATGTTCAGCGTGCATGTATATGCAAATGAGACTGAAAAAATAACTGACGGTGA
This window encodes:
- the LOC127063830 gene encoding nuclear hormone receptor FTZ-F1 beta → MSEQNGPGDGPGPGPGWWPSTQSWKSSGSVGSNSSSSSTSGTSGGSTSVSASCATAAATAPTTGSASSVSPTSSSTCCSSSSIGNSTMTTTRSTEAGKNVSVTAINVPPTHEMHDGKGICKYLGGQNGVTVSVVSNCGSVLGCTSSTSSVGSHGIGIGILGSNATDIDDADDSDGEISKIDFRGVNLRTKKKRDISVNQSGEKIGDCDGEGESGACDGNDTSQQQQPERPMSWEGELSDQEMSSNTLTNQDQHEETSMEGVQVCGSSPGPVEQKFPIKPEPDFRSSPGYTLGSFHEGNLSLSHNQQLQQQRGIENLEQTQQSDLPLLVGKLLGGYNSSTPNHSPVLNPRHHLTKHSHTRSQVPSPDSAIHSAYSVFSSPTQSPHAARHSALGAGSPIPSSSLSLSRHSFNNSTSSLSLSLSHSLSRNNSDASSSCYSYGSLSPPTHSPVQQPRHPHAHSQHQHQQVAQGSPLHLPTVAATAVSAHHYSSSAPGSELSSDGHPGTEDQEDCRIPAAPSGISTRQQLINSPCPICGDKISGFHYGIFSCESCKGFFKRTVQNRKNYVCLRGAGCPVTVATRKKCPACRFDKCLNMGMKLEAIREDRTRGGRSTYQCTYTLPANLVGSPANNMTASDKMNAAGNCSPAPPGSEHHYSVRHHSNHSYKVQVVPQLLQDIMDVEHLWHYNDSDRITGIQSGVITSGGTRSAPASDMLLGSGNGGGTGASAGRNASATNGSGTDCPTNGHASNNINSRREDNTARPCPTGSASTGSHEQLPANAGNVSNCNSQMCGNSNGNPSQHPDFLSNLCNIADHRLYKIVKWCKSLPLFKNISIDDQICLLINSWCELLLFSCCFRSMSTPGEIRVSLGKSITLEQARQLGLATCIERMLAFTNNLRRLRVDQYEYVAMKVIVLLTSDTSELKEPEKVRASQEKALQALQQYTIARYPEMPAKFGELLLRIPDLQRTCQAGKELLSAKRAEGEGSSFNLLMELLRGDH